One Nonomuraea angiospora DNA segment encodes these proteins:
- a CDS encoding terpene synthase family protein, whose product MHAAEVDAESHAWLAASNMLAGAEAIEHFRCSKIGLLAARTNPTVPRDSLRLINDWYNWLFAFDDAFCEGELMGHRASALARALPPLLEILDGRRKPDADDPFGLALNELLHRISEAATPAQVDRWRITVKEYLFAQIWEAANREVDLIPTPDDYVLMRRITGATYTCFALIDAGGGYRLEAEEWHHPDVRALSDLACDLIGWDNDLLSYAKERGNDKARHNLVTVLATHKALSLQSALREVAQMHNGAIAAFVERRAALEHWASLPVRKYVRGLEHWVRGHIEFSLGSARYVHAWPEDTRWPQAG is encoded by the coding sequence GTGCATGCCGCGGAGGTCGACGCGGAGAGTCATGCATGGCTGGCCGCCTCAAACATGCTCGCCGGCGCCGAGGCGATCGAGCACTTCCGGTGCTCCAAGATCGGGCTGCTCGCGGCCCGGACCAACCCGACCGTGCCGCGTGACAGCCTCCGGTTGATCAACGACTGGTACAACTGGCTCTTCGCGTTCGACGACGCGTTCTGCGAGGGCGAGCTGATGGGACACCGGGCCTCCGCGTTGGCCCGCGCCCTGCCGCCGCTCCTCGAGATCCTCGACGGGCGCAGGAAGCCGGACGCCGACGACCCGTTCGGCCTCGCGCTCAACGAGCTCCTGCACCGGATCTCCGAAGCCGCCACCCCCGCGCAAGTGGACCGGTGGCGGATCACGGTGAAGGAGTACCTGTTCGCCCAGATCTGGGAGGCGGCCAACCGCGAAGTCGACCTGATCCCCACCCCTGACGACTACGTGCTGATGCGCCGCATCACGGGGGCCACGTACACCTGCTTCGCTCTCATCGACGCCGGCGGCGGCTACCGGCTCGAGGCGGAGGAGTGGCATCATCCCGACGTGCGCGCGCTCTCCGACCTGGCGTGCGACCTCATCGGCTGGGACAACGACCTGCTCTCGTACGCCAAGGAACGGGGGAACGACAAGGCCCGGCACAACCTCGTCACCGTGCTGGCCACGCACAAGGCGCTCTCCCTCCAGAGCGCGTTGCGCGAGGTCGCGCAGATGCACAACGGCGCGATCGCCGCGTTCGTCGAGCGGCGCGCGGCGCTGGAGCACTGGGCGTCGCTGCCGGTCCGCAAGTATGTTCGGGGGCTCGAACACTGGGTGCGCGGGCACATCGAGTTCTCCCTCGGCAGCGCACGCTACGTGCACGCCTGGCCCGAGGACACCCGCTGGCCCCAGGCGGGCTGA
- a CDS encoding proteasome assembly chaperone family protein, with protein MFDPKDLYELADDAPELPDPVLLYHFDGFVDAGAAGRLALGHLLAELEHRVVATFDVDRLLDYRSRRPIMTFDTDRWVECESPELAVHVAKDATGTQFLVMSGPEPDREWELFTKAVSDLVERLKVSKIVTLHGIPMAVPHTRPLGLTMHASRPELINSQTSAFGRVQVPGSVAALLELRLGAQGHDALGYAIHVPHYLAQAEYPTAAVTGLEAVTRGTGLVFPLDALRDAARRTTTEIEDQIQASTELSTAIKGLEQQYDAFAGGAERENLMAETTPMPTGDELAAQFERFLAERDDE; from the coding sequence GTGTTCGACCCGAAGGATCTCTACGAGCTCGCAGACGACGCGCCCGAGCTGCCCGATCCGGTGTTGCTGTACCACTTCGACGGCTTTGTCGACGCGGGCGCCGCCGGACGCCTCGCGCTGGGCCACCTGCTGGCCGAGCTGGAGCACCGGGTCGTGGCGACGTTCGACGTGGACCGGCTGCTCGACTACCGGTCTCGCCGGCCCATCATGACCTTCGACACTGACCGATGGGTGGAGTGCGAGAGCCCGGAATTGGCCGTTCATGTCGCGAAGGACGCGACGGGAACGCAGTTCCTCGTGATGAGCGGGCCCGAGCCGGACCGGGAGTGGGAGCTGTTCACCAAGGCCGTGTCGGACCTGGTGGAGCGCTTGAAGGTGAGCAAGATCGTGACGCTCCACGGCATCCCCATGGCGGTCCCCCACACCCGCCCGCTCGGCCTCACGATGCACGCCAGCCGGCCCGAGTTGATCAACTCCCAGACGAGCGCGTTCGGACGGGTCCAGGTGCCGGGGAGTGTGGCGGCGCTGCTGGAGCTCCGGCTCGGGGCGCAGGGGCACGACGCGCTGGGGTACGCGATCCACGTACCGCACTACCTGGCGCAGGCCGAGTACCCGACCGCCGCCGTCACCGGGCTGGAGGCGGTGACGCGGGGCACGGGGCTGGTGTTCCCACTGGACGCGCTGCGCGACGCGGCCCGCCGCACGACGACGGAGATCGAGGATCAGATCCAGGCCTCCACCGAGCTCTCCACCGCGATCAAGGGGCTGGAGCAGCAGTACGACGCGTTCGCGGGCGGCGCGGAGCGCGAGAACCTGATGGCCGAGACGACCCCGATGCCGACGGGGGACGAACTGGCCGCCCAGTTCGAACGCTTCCTCGCCGAGCGCGACGACGAGTAA
- a CDS encoding Gfo/Idh/MocA family oxidoreductase: protein MTDIRVGLVGYGTAGAYFHAPLIHATPGLSLAAVVTGNPARQAEVAEKYGATPVADVEELWSRCDLVVVASPNRTHVATAAAALTRGLPVVVDKPLARTAEEGRELVRLAKERGLMLTVFQNRRWDGDFLTIRRLVEQGRLGEVLRFESRFERWRPVPKGGWRETGGAEEIGGLLYDLGSHLVDQALQLLGPAREVYCESDVRREGVASDDDTFIALTHAGGARSHLWMSSVAAWRGPRFRVLGSSAGFVKYGMDVQEERLRAGMSPGSPEFGEDDEGSWGLLGTEEAHRAERTEPGAYLDFYRGVVATLREGAPPPVDPESVIDTLTVIEAAHLSATQRIVTHLG, encoded by the coding sequence ATGACTGACATCCGGGTCGGACTGGTCGGCTACGGCACCGCCGGAGCGTATTTCCACGCCCCTCTCATCCACGCCACCCCCGGCCTGTCCCTGGCCGCCGTCGTGACCGGCAACCCCGCCCGCCAGGCCGAGGTGGCCGAGAAGTACGGCGCGACCCCGGTGGCCGACGTGGAGGAGCTGTGGAGCCGGTGCGATCTCGTCGTGGTCGCCTCCCCCAACAGGACCCACGTGGCCACCGCCGCCGCCGCGCTCACCCGCGGCCTGCCCGTCGTCGTGGACAAACCCCTGGCCAGGACCGCCGAGGAGGGCCGGGAGCTGGTGCGGCTGGCCAAGGAGCGCGGGCTCATGCTGACCGTGTTCCAGAACCGGCGCTGGGATGGCGACTTCCTCACCATTCGCAGGCTGGTCGAGCAGGGGCGGCTGGGTGAGGTGCTGCGCTTCGAGTCGAGGTTCGAGCGGTGGCGGCCGGTGCCCAAGGGCGGCTGGCGGGAGACCGGGGGCGCGGAGGAGATCGGCGGACTCCTCTACGACCTGGGCAGCCACCTGGTGGACCAGGCCCTGCAACTGCTCGGCCCGGCGCGCGAGGTCTACTGCGAGAGCGACGTGCGACGCGAGGGGGTGGCCTCCGACGACGACACGTTCATCGCGCTGACGCACGCGGGCGGGGCCCGGTCGCACCTGTGGATGAGCTCGGTGGCGGCCTGGCGGGGGCCCCGGTTCCGGGTGCTGGGCTCGTCGGCCGGGTTCGTGAAGTACGGGATGGACGTGCAGGAGGAGCGGCTGCGGGCGGGGATGTCGCCCGGTTCGCCGGAGTTCGGGGAGGACGACGAGGGGAGCTGGGGGCTGCTCGGCACGGAGGAGGCCCATCGTGCCGAGCGGACGGAGCCGGGGGCGTACCTGGACTTCTACCGTGGGGTGGTGGCGACGCTGCGGGAGGGCGCGCCACCGCCCGTGGACCCGGAGAGCGTGATCGACACGCTGACCGTCATCGAGGCCGCCCACCTGTCGGCCACCCAGCGCATCGTCACCCACCTGGGCTGA
- a CDS encoding tyrosine-protein phosphatase yields the protein MDEMMRWIDLEGAVNARDLGGLPTRDGGRTRRGRIFRADNLQGLTPGDVAVLVGELKLRHVVDLRSNAEVALEGPGPLTLVPEVRHHHLTLFAEGGTHTDVEADTIDGDRVLPWAERGLDEELRVTGFYFGYLRDRPDAVVAALRAMSLDDGAALVHCAAGKDRTGVLAALALEVAEATREAIVEDYVATGERLELILKRLRSSETYRGDLDSRPADDHMPRARYIEQFFQVLDERFGGPMGWLTRHGWTDADSAALRARLRD from the coding sequence ATGGACGAGATGATGAGGTGGATAGACCTGGAAGGCGCGGTCAACGCGCGTGATCTGGGCGGATTGCCGACTCGCGACGGCGGCCGCACCCGTCGCGGGCGGATCTTCCGCGCCGACAACCTGCAGGGCCTCACGCCCGGTGACGTGGCGGTGCTGGTGGGTGAGCTGAAGCTGCGGCACGTCGTGGACCTGCGCTCGAACGCCGAGGTCGCGCTGGAGGGGCCGGGGCCGCTCACCCTGGTCCCCGAGGTGCGCCACCACCACTTGACGCTGTTCGCGGAGGGCGGCACGCACACCGACGTCGAGGCCGACACCATCGACGGCGACCGGGTGCTGCCCTGGGCCGAGCGCGGGCTGGACGAGGAGCTGCGGGTGACCGGCTTCTACTTCGGCTACCTGCGCGACCGTCCGGACGCGGTGGTGGCGGCGCTGCGCGCGATGTCGCTGGACGACGGGGCGGCGCTGGTGCACTGCGCGGCGGGCAAGGACCGCACCGGAGTGCTGGCGGCGCTGGCGCTGGAGGTGGCGGAGGCGACCCGCGAGGCGATCGTCGAGGACTACGTGGCGACGGGGGAGCGGCTGGAGCTGATCCTCAAGCGGCTGCGGAGCAGCGAGACGTACCGGGGCGATCTGGACTCGCGGCCGGCGGACGACCACATGCCGCGGGCCCGGTACATCGAGCAGTTCTTCCAGGTGCTGGACGAGCGGTTCGGCGGGCCGATGGGCTGGCTGACCCGGCATGGCTGGACCGACGCCGACTCAGCCGCCCTGCGAGCCCGCCTACGCGACTGA
- a CDS encoding ATP-binding protein — MTGELPDKPRKRRRKVPWAAPVSAGLAAAAASVLTASVDWEIPPLAKIAVTGAAAVLVGLTTWATTETREPRQQALPAPGSLPPDQWPPVPEHFTGRAEALAELREVFTERRKAPGLSPPLVVSLYGRGGVGKSALMTRFAHELAGWFPDARLYADLRGGVDAPVRPDEVLIGFLRALDVRLTTDPGGLDELRKLWLTWTKGRRILIGLDNAHDAAQVKALIPAEPGCAVLVTSRAPLFLNGTHDTRLSVFSEAHGVELLARLAGGDRVVDDLEAAREVVRLCDYLPLAINICGARLATREQWSMREMAARLADTRRRLDQLEVAPTVDKSVRASVQLSYDDCTGMQRRLLRLLSALTAPDVPGWVAGELLDSSGLDGADQLEALIDAQLAECSGTDQTGTMRYRLHDLVRVFAAELAEQDEAERRRAAIERVLYGYRRRAEEAAQNRWPQDWSKGGRRSDADGQVRAGDWLNAERLTLLSMIHLARQLRLWELTWGLARAFCSLCHSLRAYWADWVAVAELGCEAAAQIGDRRALAIALLDSASVHGGLGLRERALEEARRALATFEELGETWWAARAMRTIGMTLFSDGHLDRAQDYLIGAITAFKGEDDLWWMARTQRNLAEMRMSERRPDEARELLEDALEIFKRDGNRYSEAQTLRVYGEVLAAQARVEHRAGDLRLAANLFTRAGFSLDRASEMFRQRGELWEEARCLRAAGEVGDPDNGLRELDFVRRAEKILVALGDSWGVARTAVSAGRALARLSRIEESERELRRAVRGFEELEDRWWMARSLRYLGEAHLDAGGRGAAVEPLEQARDIYRSLGNEAGMRRTLELLRRTDS, encoded by the coding sequence TTGACAGGGGAACTACCTGACAAACCGCGTAAAAGACGCAGAAAGGTTCCATGGGCCGCGCCCGTCTCCGCGGGCCTCGCGGCCGCCGCCGCCAGCGTGCTGACCGCCTCCGTGGACTGGGAGATCCCGCCGCTGGCCAAGATCGCCGTGACCGGAGCGGCGGCCGTCCTCGTCGGGCTGACCACCTGGGCCACCACCGAGACGCGCGAGCCCCGGCAGCAGGCGCTCCCCGCGCCCGGCTCGCTCCCGCCCGACCAGTGGCCGCCGGTCCCCGAGCACTTCACCGGCCGCGCCGAGGCGCTGGCCGAGTTACGCGAGGTCTTCACCGAGCGCAGGAAGGCCCCCGGCCTCTCACCGCCCCTCGTGGTCTCCCTGTACGGCCGGGGCGGCGTCGGCAAGTCGGCGCTGATGACCCGGTTCGCGCACGAGCTGGCCGGCTGGTTCCCCGACGCCAGGCTCTACGCCGACCTGCGCGGCGGCGTGGACGCCCCGGTGCGCCCCGACGAGGTGCTGATCGGGTTCCTGCGCGCGCTGGACGTGCGCCTGACCACCGACCCCGGCGGCCTGGACGAGTTACGCAAGCTCTGGCTGACCTGGACCAAGGGCCGCAGGATCCTCATCGGCCTCGACAACGCCCACGACGCCGCCCAGGTCAAAGCGCTGATCCCGGCCGAGCCAGGCTGCGCGGTGCTGGTCACCTCGCGCGCGCCGCTGTTCCTGAACGGCACCCATGACACGCGGCTGAGCGTGTTCAGCGAGGCGCACGGAGTGGAGCTGCTGGCCAGGCTGGCCGGCGGCGACCGGGTCGTCGACGACCTGGAGGCCGCCAGGGAGGTCGTGCGGCTGTGCGACTACCTGCCGCTGGCGATCAACATCTGCGGCGCCCGGCTGGCCACCCGCGAGCAGTGGAGCATGCGCGAGATGGCCGCCCGGCTGGCCGACACGCGCCGCCGCCTCGACCAGCTCGAAGTGGCCCCGACGGTGGACAAGAGCGTGCGCGCCTCCGTGCAGCTCAGCTACGACGACTGCACGGGCATGCAGCGCCGCCTGCTGCGCCTGCTCAGCGCGCTCACCGCGCCCGACGTGCCCGGCTGGGTGGCCGGCGAGCTGCTCGACAGCTCCGGGCTCGACGGCGCCGACCAGCTCGAAGCCCTCATCGACGCCCAGCTCGCCGAATGCTCGGGCACGGACCAGACCGGCACGATGCGTTACCGGCTGCACGACCTGGTCAGGGTGTTCGCCGCGGAGCTGGCCGAGCAGGACGAGGCCGAGCGGCGCAGGGCCGCCATCGAGCGGGTGCTCTACGGCTACCGCCGCCGCGCCGAGGAGGCCGCCCAGAACCGCTGGCCGCAGGACTGGAGCAAGGGCGGGCGCCGCTCCGACGCCGACGGCCAGGTCCGGGCCGGCGACTGGCTCAACGCCGAGCGGCTGACGCTGCTCTCCATGATCCACCTGGCCCGCCAGCTCCGGCTGTGGGAGCTGACCTGGGGGCTGGCCAGGGCGTTCTGCTCCCTGTGCCACTCGCTGCGCGCGTACTGGGCCGACTGGGTGGCCGTCGCCGAGCTCGGCTGCGAGGCCGCCGCGCAGATCGGCGACCGGCGCGCGCTGGCCATCGCGCTGCTCGACAGCGCCTCCGTGCACGGCGGCCTGGGCCTGCGGGAGCGGGCGCTGGAGGAGGCCAGGCGGGCGCTGGCGACGTTCGAGGAGCTGGGGGAGACCTGGTGGGCCGCCAGGGCCATGCGCACGATCGGCATGACGCTGTTCAGCGACGGCCACCTGGACCGGGCGCAGGACTACCTCATCGGGGCCATCACCGCGTTCAAGGGCGAGGACGACCTGTGGTGGATGGCCCGCACCCAGCGCAACCTCGCCGAGATGCGCATGTCGGAACGCCGTCCCGACGAGGCCAGGGAGCTGCTGGAAGACGCCCTGGAGATCTTCAAGCGGGACGGCAACCGCTACTCCGAGGCCCAGACCCTGCGCGTCTACGGCGAGGTGCTGGCCGCGCAGGCGCGCGTCGAGCACCGCGCGGGCGACCTCCGGCTGGCGGCCAACCTGTTCACCCGGGCCGGATTCAGCCTCGACCGGGCCTCCGAGATGTTCCGGCAGCGCGGGGAGCTGTGGGAGGAGGCCCGCTGCCTGCGGGCCGCGGGGGAGGTCGGCGACCCCGACAACGGGCTGCGCGAGCTGGACTTCGTCCGGCGGGCCGAGAAGATCCTGGTCGCGCTGGGCGACTCGTGGGGAGTGGCCAGGACCGCCGTGTCGGCCGGCCGGGCCCTGGCGCGGCTGAGCCGGATCGAGGAGTCGGAGCGGGAGCTGCGGCGGGCGGTGCGGGGGTTCGAGGAGCTCGAGGACCGGTGGTGGATGGCCAGGAGCCTGCGCTACCTGGGGGAGGCGCACCTCGACGCGGGCGGCCGCGGGGCCGCGGTGGAGCCGCTGGAGCAGGCCAGGGACATCTACCGCAGCCTCGGCAACGAGGCCGGCATGCGCCGCACCTTGGAGCTCCTCAGACGCACCGACTCCTGA
- a CDS encoding peptidase M6 → MELTGFGPYTLSGKDHEYAMEFQGGTGCPAGDNCTKNLRTEGNAAWVGAVGEEVAKQFDFVFYLSAGQDESSTWQEFGMMKFPTKEDVPDEWGPPDPALPNWVDTRYVDWTSWQAGSTFWPNARFGVDSVQAESSGMAVYAHELSHIMGIADNYNNPYGVPARRAYTGVWEMLSRGSFNGPGGPHSRWLIPPTAGASMGAQHMLRNKIKLEMVDEQNVLRLSREALDESGLVTARVVARAIQPGKNELSGVNISFDTGDKSPACDVTTNPLCDGGGYENYTVEVVDRVGTDSFTPDSGVLLAKTKNQDRSPFEWVIDANPQDIGMTDYVLPDGTKVPITVGDYRQLADALFHAGTDSGSEYEYVDQANRLHFYVTDVKRDRAGTLSYTVAIRSLDGAGPQKRGVRLLPSAGLPTGKNVSTCKFPLFNTGKTAPAQGQHPEDVSAYLNSDVYRLKAEVQGKGWTAQLPNALASVAFGKQDLVTVNAVRGSGGDRLARVKLTATSESDPSRTATATCHVIG, encoded by the coding sequence GTGGAGCTGACCGGGTTCGGGCCCTACACGCTGTCGGGCAAGGACCACGAGTACGCGATGGAGTTCCAGGGCGGCACGGGCTGCCCGGCGGGCGACAACTGCACCAAGAACCTGCGCACCGAGGGCAACGCCGCCTGGGTCGGCGCCGTCGGCGAGGAGGTGGCCAAGCAGTTCGACTTCGTCTTCTACCTGAGCGCCGGCCAGGACGAGTCGTCGACCTGGCAGGAGTTCGGGATGATGAAGTTCCCGACCAAGGAGGACGTGCCGGACGAGTGGGGCCCGCCGGACCCCGCGCTGCCCAACTGGGTGGACACCCGCTACGTCGACTGGACTTCGTGGCAGGCCGGCTCCACCTTCTGGCCGAACGCCCGCTTCGGCGTCGACTCGGTCCAGGCCGAGAGCTCGGGCATGGCCGTCTACGCCCACGAGCTGAGCCACATCATGGGCATCGCCGACAACTACAACAACCCGTACGGGGTGCCGGCGCGCAGGGCGTACACGGGCGTCTGGGAGATGCTCAGCCGGGGCAGCTTCAACGGCCCCGGCGGCCCGCACTCCCGCTGGCTGATCCCGCCGACCGCCGGCGCGTCCATGGGCGCCCAGCACATGCTGCGCAACAAAATCAAGCTGGAGATGGTGGACGAGCAGAACGTCCTGCGCCTCTCGCGGGAGGCGCTCGACGAGTCGGGCCTGGTCACCGCCAGGGTCGTGGCCCGCGCGATCCAGCCGGGCAAGAACGAGCTGTCCGGCGTGAACATCTCCTTCGACACCGGCGACAAGAGCCCCGCCTGCGACGTCACGACGAACCCGCTGTGTGACGGCGGCGGCTACGAGAACTACACGGTTGAGGTCGTGGACCGCGTGGGCACCGACTCCTTCACGCCCGACTCCGGCGTCCTGCTGGCCAAGACCAAGAACCAGGACCGGTCCCCGTTCGAGTGGGTGATCGACGCGAACCCGCAGGACATCGGCATGACCGACTACGTGCTGCCCGACGGGACGAAGGTGCCGATCACGGTCGGCGACTACCGCCAGCTCGCCGACGCCCTCTTCCACGCCGGCACGGACTCCGGCAGCGAGTACGAGTACGTCGACCAGGCCAACCGCCTGCACTTCTACGTCACCGACGTCAAGCGCGACCGCGCCGGCACGCTGTCGTACACGGTCGCCATCCGCTCGCTGGACGGCGCGGGCCCGCAGAAGCGCGGCGTCAGGCTGCTCCCCTCGGCCGGCCTGCCCACCGGCAAGAACGTCTCCACCTGCAAGTTCCCGCTGTTCAACACCGGCAAGACCGCCCCGGCGCAGGGGCAGCACCCGGAGGACGTCAGCGCCTACCTGAACTCCGACGTCTACCGGCTCAAGGCCGAGGTCCAGGGCAAGGGCTGGACCGCCCAGCTCCCGAACGCGCTGGCCTCCGTCGCGTTCGGCAAGCAGGACCTCGTCACGGTGAACGCCGTGCGCGGGTCCGGCGGCGACCGCCTGGCCAGGGTCAAGCTCACCGCCACCTCGGAGAGCGACCCGAGCAGGACGGCGACGGCCACCTGTCATGTGATCGGCTAA
- a CDS encoding PucR family transcriptional regulator, which yields MADLQRTVDELAARLGRPLLLEDRVQRVVAYSEQNGAMDDIRRDSILRRSTTPEVRQWFRAAGVHEATGPVRTPGAPHFGLLPRVCVPVRHADALLGFLWFVDAEPAMSDAEIAEALAAAPALALALFHESLASGLASHRELGAVTGLLAGERDAARQLIEAGAFPQAQPVTVLVAKPRGAEPDEALRLGLERGLLALRRRLSGHHPLHLVRYDHAVLLTAGPPVSPDELHAALPVPVVVGVGRTRPALAAAAESYREARHAAEVTSRVPGLGRTAEWARLGVYRMLTQLPDQELHPGLEGLLADAQYLPLLETLETYLDLAGSAVATSRALRLHRTSLYYRLQRVEELARTDLKDGGERLALHLSLKLARLSGRYLPRESHNLS from the coding sequence GTGGCGGATCTCCAGCGGACCGTGGACGAGCTCGCCGCCCGTCTCGGCCGCCCCCTGCTGCTCGAGGACCGCGTGCAACGCGTCGTGGCCTACAGCGAGCAGAACGGCGCCATGGACGACATCCGCCGCGACTCGATCCTGCGCCGCAGCACCACGCCCGAGGTGCGGCAGTGGTTCCGGGCCGCCGGCGTGCACGAGGCGACCGGGCCCGTGCGCACCCCGGGCGCGCCGCACTTCGGCCTGCTGCCCCGGGTGTGCGTCCCGGTACGGCACGCGGACGCGCTGCTCGGCTTCCTGTGGTTCGTCGACGCGGAGCCGGCCATGTCCGACGCCGAGATCGCCGAGGCCCTGGCCGCCGCCCCGGCGCTGGCGCTGGCCCTGTTCCACGAGAGCCTGGCCAGCGGGCTGGCCTCCCACCGGGAGCTGGGGGCGGTCACCGGGCTGCTGGCGGGCGAGCGGGACGCGGCCAGGCAGCTCATCGAGGCGGGCGCGTTCCCGCAGGCGCAGCCGGTGACCGTGCTGGTGGCCAAGCCGCGCGGGGCCGAGCCGGACGAGGCGCTCAGGCTGGGGCTGGAACGGGGGCTGCTGGCGCTGCGGCGGCGGCTGAGCGGTCACCACCCGCTGCACCTGGTCCGCTACGACCACGCCGTGCTGCTGACCGCCGGACCGCCGGTCTCCCCCGACGAGCTGCACGCCGCCCTGCCGGTGCCGGTGGTCGTCGGGGTGGGGCGGACCAGGCCGGCGCTGGCGGCGGCGGCGGAGTCGTACCGGGAGGCCAGGCACGCGGCGGAGGTGACCTCGCGGGTGCCCGGGCTCGGGCGCACGGCCGAGTGGGCGCGGCTCGGCGTCTACCGGATGCTCACCCAGCTGCCCGACCAGGAGCTGCATCCCGGGCTCGAAGGACTGCTGGCCGACGCCCAGTACCTGCCGCTGCTGGAGACCCTGGAGACCTACCTGGACCTGGCCGGGAGCGCGGTCGCCACCTCGCGGGCGCTGCGGCTGCACCGGACGTCCCTGTACTACCGGCTGCAGCGGGTGGAGGAGCTGGCCCGTACCGACCTGAAGGACGGGGGCGAGCGGCTCGCGCTGCACCTGAGTCTGAAACTCGCCCGCCTCTCCGGCCGATACTTACCGAGAGAATCACATAATTTGTCCTAA
- a CDS encoding amidohydrolase family protein has product MPSAKRAGPVLNRRAPTPVVVHSAPIVLPVCADPIRDGAVATKGDRVVEVGTRASVTTSFPAAEELRWTGMIVAGLVDARSAAPAAGPGVTARAGVVSDLAELAGVPGISYVEVTSASEEEWETRGRDAVITTIREVDRPCAVGIAAHTPDPQVLEDVAVLARTFGLRLLVDLDRHSPAALDEAGVLGRLCHVAVSRPLDPGERKLLRLRKTVVAVCASPAPDVLALLDEGNPVALGTGAGGGPAGVLGVARGIRQHARELGLRTRGLDGRLVVAATMGGARALGMDRGKGRIGSLAPGARADFAVFDARGRYPYAALLAQPPCLGTVIGGTVLPAA; this is encoded by the coding sequence ATGCCGTCTGCGAAGCGTGCCGGTCCGGTCCTGAACAGGCGCGCGCCCACGCCCGTCGTGGTCCATTCCGCCCCGATCGTCCTGCCCGTCTGCGCCGATCCCATCCGCGACGGGGCCGTGGCGACCAAGGGCGACCGGGTGGTCGAGGTGGGCACGCGGGCCTCGGTGACCACGTCCTTCCCCGCCGCCGAGGAGCTGCGGTGGACCGGCATGATCGTGGCCGGGCTGGTCGACGCCCGCTCCGCCGCGCCGGCTGCCGGACCTGGGGTGACGGCCCGGGCCGGCGTGGTCTCCGACCTGGCGGAGCTCGCCGGGGTGCCCGGGATCTCGTACGTCGAGGTGACGAGCGCGAGCGAGGAGGAGTGGGAGACCCGCGGGCGGGACGCGGTGATCACGACGATCCGCGAGGTCGACCGGCCCTGCGCGGTGGGGATCGCGGCGCACACGCCGGACCCACAGGTGCTGGAGGACGTGGCGGTGCTGGCCAGGACGTTCGGGCTGCGGCTGCTGGTCGATCTGGACCGGCACTCCCCCGCGGCGCTGGACGAGGCGGGGGTGCTCGGGCGGCTGTGTCACGTGGCGGTCTCCCGGCCCCTGGACCCCGGGGAGCGCAAGCTGCTGCGGCTGCGCAAGACCGTGGTGGCCGTCTGCGCGTCGCCCGCCCCCGACGTGCTGGCCCTGCTCGACGAGGGCAACCCCGTCGCCCTCGGAACCGGCGCCGGCGGCGGACCCGCCGGGGTGCTCGGAGTGGCGCGGGGCATCCGGCAGCACGCCCGCGAGCTCGGGCTGCGGACCCGGGGGCTGGACGGCAGGCTGGTGGTGGCCGCGACCATGGGCGGGGCCCGGGCGCTGGGGATGGACCGGGGCAAGGGGCGCATCGGATCGCTGGCCCCGGGGGCCCGCGCCGACTTCGCCGTCTTCGACGCCCGCGGACGCTACCCGTACGCCGCGCTCCTGGCCCAGCCGCCCTGCCTCGGCACCGTCATCGGCGGCACCGTGCTCCCCGCCGCCTGA
- a CDS encoding MarR family winged helix-turn-helix transcriptional regulator, with product MGEKELAELLHLVSRRLRRGYVDRLVPLGLNPGQARALRALAEAPEPLRMVRLADELRIVPRSLTPVVDALEEAGLARREVDPANRRSTLVVITPEGRRMAERAREARREAGQELFAVLEGEQRDQLRDLLGLVESQFG from the coding sequence ATGGGAGAAAAGGAGCTCGCCGAGCTCTTGCACCTCGTGAGCCGGCGGTTGCGGCGCGGGTACGTGGATCGGCTGGTCCCGCTGGGGCTCAACCCGGGGCAGGCGCGGGCGCTGCGAGCGCTGGCCGAGGCCCCGGAGCCGCTGCGGATGGTGCGGCTGGCCGACGAGCTGCGGATCGTGCCGCGCTCGCTCACGCCGGTGGTGGACGCGCTGGAGGAGGCCGGGCTGGCGCGCCGCGAGGTGGATCCGGCCAACCGCCGCTCCACGTTGGTGGTGATCACTCCCGAGGGACGCCGGATGGCCGAACGCGCCCGCGAGGCCCGGCGCGAGGCGGGCCAGGAGTTGTTCGCGGTCCTGGAAGGGGAGCAGCGCGACCAGCTCCGTGACCTGCTGGGCCTGGTGGAGTCCCAGTTCGGCTGA